DNA from Massilia antarctica:
CGGAGAACTGACGGGAACATCGGATTACAGGCTTCCGCAGCAATGGGCAAAGGCGGTAGAGGCGCACCCTGAGCGAGTTGACGGACTGATTTATATATCGCGAAGAGTCAGCGGTTCGCTGGCTGTGGTCCTGTTCGAGCGGGACCGGGCGAAACCTGTCCCCATGACAATGGCATCAGCGGTTCCATTGCATGAGCATATCGACTTCGCCAGAACGATTAGCGCATTCAACATCGACATTTCATAAAGCTGCGCCAACCGTCCTGGAAGCTGTACAGAACGATTAATCGTCAGCGACAGGCGGCGGATACCGCATTGGCTCGATCTCCCATATGCGCCCATCCTCTTTTCGCCACGTCAGCTGGCCGATCAATTCCCCTTCAGGGTCGTACAGCCGGATATTTGCCGGGCTACTGACGCCGGGGCCACGCCCGCAGCCCGAACCAATGTGAATGCGCGGTTCGATGAAACCGAAGTCGCACTCCGCGTGCTTCAGGAGGGGCTGGGCCACGTCCATCCACTGATAACGCAATCCTCCGCAACAAAGCGCCCGGGCCGCATGGCGGCGCCCCATGCGCCAGCGCAGCTGGTCCCCGAGTTCGCGTAGCGCATCCGGCGCCTTCATGTACGCGGTATACGCCGGGTACTCGACTGGCTGGCCGGCACGCGCGGCGCCGTATGCACCTTCGAATGCCCTCAGAGGAGCAATGTCCTCCGCCACGCAAACGCACTCGCAATCCATGCACCACGCGGGACGCACATTGACCCACAGCAGATCGGCATCGGCGATTTGCTTGTCCGCCGGCGCCGCGCCCGTGTAATAGTACGCCTCACGAAATTTGAAATCGAATCGTTCATGACAGCTGCTGCAAACGTAGCAATCGGGGAGCATGCGAGGCCTTCGGGCGGATGGGTGGCGAGCCATTATCCGCCTTGTTACTGGCGCCAACAAGCGCGCCGGCCTACCACACCCGATACACCTGCCCCGTCTGCGCCCCTTCCACGCTGCGGCTGTACGCAAGCGCCACGCGGCTGACAGGCGCCGCCTCGAATCCATAAAAGTACGGACCATAAGAGTCGAGCGATTCTTCCAGCACCGTCGGGCTGATGGCATTGATGCGCAAGCCGCGCGGCAGCTCGATCGCGGCGCCGCGCACAAACCCTTCCACCGCGCTATTGATCATGCTGGCCGAGGCGCCAAACCGGATCGGGTGCTCGCCCACGATCCCGCTGATCAGGGTAATCGATCCGCCGTCATTCAAGAACGCCGGGGCCACCTGCGCCACATTCACCTGCCCCATCAATTTGCTGGCGATGCCAACCTGGAACTGCTCCGGTCCCAGTTCGGCCAGCGCGCCGAAATGCACGGCGCCGGCGGCCACCACCACGGCGTCGACCTTGCCGACTTGCTCGAACAGATGCCGCACTTGGGCGATGTCGCGGATATCGGCGCGCACGTCGCCGCTGCTGGCGCCAACGCGCACGATCTCGTGGCGCGCGGCCAGATGGGAAGAGACTGCCTTGCCGATGGTGCCGCTGGCGCCGATGACGATGATTTTCATAGCTACTCCATGTAAGTTGAGAAACGAACGATGCAAGCAATCAGTATCTTTCAGTTAGCAATCAAGATAAATGAGCTAACATGACGGATATTACTTACCAAAAATTCGCAATCAATGGACAAGCTGCGCAGCATGGAGATTTTCACCGCAGTCGTGGACGACGGCAGCCTCACTGCGGCCGCCGCGCGTTTCGATATGTCGGCCGTGATGGTCGGCAAGCACATCCGCTTCCTGGAAGAGCGCCTGGGTGCGCGCCTGCTCGCGCGCACCACGCGGCGTCAGAGCCTGACCGAAATCGGCGAACAGTATGTGGAGCAGTGCCGCAGCATCCTGGCGCAGGTGCGCGCCGCCGAATCGGGCGCGGAAGCGATGCGGCTCGCCCCGCGCGGGCGCCTGCGCATCAGCGCCCCCGTTACCTTCGGCAGCGAGTCGCTCTCGCCGCTGCTGCCAGGCTATCTGGCGCGCCATCCCGAGGTGAGCCTCGACCTGGAATTGAACGACCGCCTGGTCGACGTGGTGGACGATGGCTACGACGCCGCCATCCGCATCGGCGAACTGGATGATTCGGGCATGATCGCGCGCCGCCTGCGCCCTTACCGCATGCTGATCTGCGCCTCGCCCGCCTACCTTGCGCGCCATGGCGAGCCGAGGATGCCGGCCGATCTGGCGGACCACGAATGCCTGGACTTCATGCACTGGAAAAAACTGGTGCGCTGGCGCCTGGGCGACGATGACGGCGCCGCCCAGGCGCGGGTCAGCCGGTTCCGGTCGAACAATGGCCAGGCGCTGAAACAGGCAGCGCTGGCGGGCTTCGGGATTGTGATGCAGGCGGAGGTGATGCTGGCGCAGGAAGTGGCGGCGGGACGGCTGGTATCGCTCCTGGAAGCGCATATTCCGGCGCCGCGCACGATGCATGTCCTGTATCCGCCCGATCGTCAGGCCACGCCGAAACTGACCACCTTCATCGATTTTCTGCTGGAGCACTTCGGCCCGCGGTAGCGCGCCGGGCGCACTACCGCGGGTAAAGCTTAACGCGACGCTTGGGCGACGGACGCCTCGGCCGCTTGCTGGGTCCAGCCGCCGCCGAGCGAACGCGCCACGGCCACGCTGGCCAGCAGGCGCTGGGTGCGGATTTGCGCGGCGGCGCGGTCGGCATTGAGTGAGCTGCGCTGGGCGTCGGTCACGTCCAGGTAGGTCGACAAGCCACGCTCGTAGCGTGCCTGCGCCACCAGAAAGGCGCGCGCCGCGGCCTGCTGCGACTGGGCCTGCACTTCGCCCTGGCGCTGGCGCTGCTGCACGTCCGACAGCGCATCTTCCACTTCGCGCAATGCCGTCAGCAACCTGGTTTCGTGGTTGGCGCGCGCTTCGGCGTAACGTGCCTGCGAGATCGCCAGATTGGCCTTGTTGCGGCCTCCGTCGAAGATCGGCAGCGACAAGGCCAGCGGGCCGATGGAAAACTGGCGCGCACCGCTATTGGTGAGATTGCTCAGGCTCTCGGAAGCGAAACCAAAATTGCCGGTCAGGGTCAGCGAGGGATAAAACGCCCCTTCCGACACCGCCACCTGCGCATTGGCCGCGCGCAGGGCCGCCACGCTCGAGGCCAGGTCCGGCCGCTGCGACAGCAGGCTGGCCGGCAGGCCGACCGGAATGGCCGGCGGCGCCGGCAGGTCCACCTTGGCGGCCGCGGCGATCAGCGGCGACGACGGCGACACGCCCACCAGGGTGGCCAGGCTGTGTTCGAGCAGGTTGCGCTGACGCTGTACTTCGTGCAGGTCCGCTTCGGCGTTGGCGCGCTCGACCCGGGCCCGCGACACATCGAGTTCGTTGGTCAGGCCGGCGTCGAAGCGCGCTTCGACCAGTTGCTGCGATTCGCCGCGGCTCGCCAGGGCGTTCTTGAGGATCGCCATTTCGGCATCCATGCCGCGCAGCTGCCAGTAGGTGCTGGCAACTTGCGCCGACAGCAGCAAGATCACGCCATCGCGGTCGTCCTGGGCCGCCAGGGCCTGGGCGTCGGCCGCTTCCACCACGCGCTTGACCCTGCCCCACAGGTCCAGCTCATACGAGAGCGAACCACCGACAAAATAGTTATCCCCTTTGATCGAGCGGTGGCCCAACGCCAGGCCCTGCGAGGTCTCGGCCGAACTGCGCGCATTGCTCACCGAGGTGCTCAGGTTCACGCTCGGCGACAGCGCCGCGCGCAGGTTGCCCATTTGCGCCTGCGCCTGCAGCAGGCGCTGCGCGGACGCTTTCACACCCGGGTTGTCGCGCACGGCGCGCTGCTCAAGGTCGTTCAGGGTGGTGTCGCCAAATACGCTCCACCAGCTCGCCGGCAGGCGCGCGCCAGCCAGGTTGTCGGCGCTGGCGTGCCGCCAGGCCGGGTTGGCGACGGCGACAGGTTCGACGAAATCGGTGCCGACGGTGGCACAGCCGGACAGCGCCAGCAGCGCGCACAGGATCAGTGGCTTCAAGGTGATTCTCCCTACTTTAATGAGCGCCCGCGCCGGGACCGGACGGGGCTTTGACGTTGTCGGCGAACAGCAGCGCGCCGACGCAAGCGAACAGGAATACGGCCATGATGACAAAGCCATCGTTATAGGCCATGACATAGGCTTCGCGCCGCACCACGCGGTCGATCACCGACAGCGCCTGGTTGGCGGCGCTGGCGGGATCGATGCCGCTGGCCACGAAGGCGGCGGTCAGCTGGTCCAGGCGTTGCTGGACCGGGGCCGAGGTGGCGGTGACCGACTGGCCGATGATCGCCGAGTGGAAGTGCTCGCGGTTGGTGAGCGTGGTGGCCAGCATGGCGATGCCGATCGAGCCGCCCAGGTTACGCGTCATGTTGAACAGGCTCGATGCCGACGAGGTGTCGGCCGGCGCGATCTTGTGCATCGCGAAGCTCGACAAGGTCAGCATGATGAAAGGCTGGCCCAGGGCGCGCACGACCTGAGACCAGAAAAGCTGGTCGTATCCGGTGGTCGCATCCATGTGCGAATTCATCAGGCACGAAATGCCGAACAGGGTCAGGCCGATCGAGCACAGGATGCGGTTGTCGACCTTGGACGAGAGCGCGGCGGCGAACGGCATGACGAACAGTTGCGGCAGGCCGGCCCACATGATGACTTCACCGATCTGCATCGGGGTGTAGCCGGCGATCTGGCCCAGGTACAGCGGCAGCAGGAACGAGGAACCGTACAAGCCCATGCCGATCACCGCCGACAAGATCGTGGCGACGATGAAGTTGCGCTGGCCGTACAGGCGCAGGTTCACGAACGGATCGGGGCGCGTCAGGCTGGTGACGGCCCATCCCACCAGGCCAATCAACGACAGGGAGGCGAACAGGATGATGAAGTTCGAATCGAACCAGTCCTTCGAATTGCCCTCTTCGAGGAAGATGGTCAGGCTGCCGAGGCCCATGGCCATCATGGCGATGCCGAGCCAGTCGGCCTTGATCAGCAGGCGAAGGTTGCTGGGGCTGCGGTCCAGGCCCCACCAGATACCGCCGATCAGCAGCAGTCCGGGCACCCAGTTGATGTAGAAAATCGATGGCCAGCCGTAGATTTCGGACAGGTAGCCGCCCAGGGTCGGGCCCATGGCCGGTGCCAGGGTCGCGGTCAGGCCGAAGATGGCCATGCCGACCGAACGGCGCGAGGCCGGCAGCTTGGCCATGACCAGGGTCATCGCCATGGGAATCAGGGCGCCGCCGGTAAAGCCTTGCAGCGCGCGGAACACGATCATGCTTTCCAGGTTCCAGGCGTAGCCGCACAAGGTCGAGAACACCAGGAACAGCGAGGTGGTGCCCATCATGTACATGCGCATGCCGAACACGCGCGCCAGCAGCGCGGTCATCGGGATGACGACGATTTCGGCGCACAGGTAGGCGGTGGAAATCCACGACCCCTCTTCCTGGGTGGCCGAGAGGGTGCCCAGGATGTCCTTGAGCGAGGCATTGGTGATCTGGATGTCCAGGATCGCCATGAAAGCGCCCAGCATGCCGGCGGCGACGGCGATCCAGGTGCGCAGGTCGACCTTTTCGGAGATCGGCGGCGCTGCCGCCATTGCGCCGGCGGTCATGGTGTTGGTCGGGCTGCTCATGAAATAGGCTTAGTGGGCTGCAGGGGCGGCCGGGGCGGTCGCGGTCTTGGTGGCAGGAGCTTCCTGACCGAGTTCGATCTCGGCCATTGCCGACATGCCCGGCACCAGGCGCCCTTGCAGGGCCTTGACGTCTTCGGCACGCAATACGATCTTGACCGGCACGCGCTGGACGATCTTGGTGAAGTTCCCGGTGGCGTTATCGGCCGGCAGCAGCGCGAACTGGTTGCCCGAGGCTGGCGAGAAGCTGTCGATGCGGCCGACCAGCGGATGCTTCGGCATGGCGTCGATCACGACGTGGACCGTCTGGCCGGGCTGCAGGCCGGCGAGCTGGGTTTCCTTGAAATTGGCGGTGATCCAGACGTCGTCCTGCACGATGGCGGCGAGCTGCTGGCCGGGCTGCACGCGGGCACCCACTTCCACGCTGCGGCGGCCAAGGCGCCCGTCGACCGGCGCCACGATGCGGTTGTAGGCCAGCTGCTGCTGGGCGTCCTTCAACTGGGTTTGCAGGACCTTGATCTGGGCCTTGACGACATCGCGCGCGGCGCCGGCGGCGGTGATCTGGGCCTGGGCCGCGACCACGGTGCCGCGGCGCGCCGAGACGTCGGCCACCGCACCGGCGCGGCCGGCGTTGGCGGCATCGAGTTCGGCTTTCGAGACGGCTTTCATCTGCGAGGTATACAACTGGCCGAAACGCTCGGCATCCTGTTTGGCGCGCAGCAGCTGCGCTTCCGATTGCAGCACCTGGGCCGAAGCGGCGGCGGCTTGCGCGCGCACCTGTTCGACCTGGGCGTCGGCCTGCAGCACCTGCTGCTGGGCGCTGGCGATCTGCGCCTGGATCTGTTCGACCTTGACCCGCTGGTCGGCCGGATCGAGTTCGGCGATCAGGTCGCCGGCCTTGACGCTCTGGTTATCTTCCACCAGCACCTTGGTCACCACGCCGGCGATGCGGGCCGATACCGGGTGCACGTGGCCGGAGACGTAGGCGTTCTCGGTTTCGACGAAATGGGAGCTGCGGTACCACATGCGGCCACCGGCACCAATCGCCAGCAGGGCGATCAGGGCCAGAATGCCGCGCACGCGCCAGTTGGGCGGCGTCGCGGCGGGCGCCTGGACGGGTGGAACGGCGGCGAGGGCTTGCGGCTCGGCCTTGGCTGGTGCTTGCGACATGGTACTGCTCCGATAATGAAATGGGGTAGGGTCATTATTCCCTAAGCATTTAGCCAAGTCAAGAAATGAAACGGTTGCATTTCATTTTATTTTGAATTAGAGTGACGGCATGATGACAGCCATCCCTGCCCCACCCGTACCGGCCGCCAAATCGGCGGGCCGGCCGCGCGCTTGCGAGCTCGAAGCGCGCCACAACAATCTGATCGAAACCGCCGGCCAGTTGATGCTCAAGCATGGCTATGGCAAGGTCAGCCTGGAAACCATTGCGCGCGAAGCCCACGTGGCGGTGCGCACGATTTACGTCAAGTTCGGCGGCAAGGCCGGTTTGTTCCAGGCGGTGCTCAAGTCCAACCGCAGCCGCTTTTTCGCTGCCAACGCGGTGGAACAGGACATGCGCCCGCTCAAGCAGGTCATCTCCGAATTCAGCCTGCAGTTTTTCGACATGATCAGCGCGCCGGAAGCGTTAAGCATGCAGCGCATGGTGATCGCGGAAGCGCCGTCCAATCCGGAATTGTCGGCATCGTTTTACGAAGCGGGTCCGCGCCAGACCCGCGAGATGCTGATGCGCTATTTCGCGCGGCCGGACATCCGCTCCCAGTTGCGCGAGGATCTGGCGCTGGAACTGATTCCGACCTTTCTGCTCAACTGCGTGCAGGGCGAATACTTCGGCCGGTTCTTGTTTCAGCCGGCGCCGCAGGCACGGGAAGACGTGGTGAAGGCATTGGAGCAGCGTCTGGATCTGTTTTACCGCAGCGTTCTGCGCGCGCCCTGAGGCGGCAGCGTGCCGCGTGCCCGGCAGAATGTGCGTCATCGCACCGAAGTGGTGCATCATTTCTGTCAAAGTTCAGTCTTTCAAGGAGGATGTATGAGCAAGTCTGCTCGCTACGAATGGCATGACCAGCAAGCGTCACTGAATGAACGGATGAAGGTTTTTTTGGAAAACCCGAATATGGAACAACTCGAAGCGGTGGTCGCGGAGATGCACGCGTATGCGGCCGCCGCGCGCTCGGGGAATATTGAGATTCCTACGCGGTGGGTGAGTTTTCACTAAGAGATACTACCCCACCGTCGTTCCTGGCACTGCCAGAAACGACTTCCCGCGCAGGCGCACTGCTGTCCGGAATAAAGTGGGTTGACAACGTTAAAAGGGTTGCAGGTATTGGTTTACGAGGGTTAACCTCTGTTTGCCAACTTAAAAACCAAACCTGCAACATGTTCAGCATAACTACTTTTCAGCGTTTAATGAAGGGGCTCCCGCGAGGAACCTTCGCTCAACTAGTCGAACGGCACAATGCCGACAAATATTGCAAGAAGTTCGGGCATTGGGATCATCTCATTGCCATGCTCTACGCGCAGATCAGTGAGGCGAAGGGGTTGCGACCACTGGAGACTGGCTTCAACAGTCATGTCGCGCATCACTACCATCTTGGTACGTCAGCGATCAAGCGCTCCACCTTGGCTGACGCCAATGAGAATCGATCTGACACGGTGTTTAGTGATACCGCTGCCTGGTTGATGGGGAAGGTGTCGCGTAAGCTGCGCCAGCAAAGCAATGATCTGATGTATTTGCTTGACTCCACCTCGTTGACGTTGAAGGGACGGGAG
Protein-coding regions in this window:
- a CDS encoding short chain dehydrogenase, producing the protein MKIIVIGASGTIGKAVSSHLAARHEIVRVGASSGDVRADIRDIAQVRHLFEQVGKVDAVVVAAGAVHFGALAELGPEQFQVGIASKLMGQVNVAQVAPAFLNDGGSITLISGIVGEHPIRFGASASMINSAVEGFVRGAAIELPRGLRINAISPTVLEESLDSYGPYFYGFEAAPVSRVALAYSRSVEGAQTGQVYRVW
- a CDS encoding LysR family transcriptional regulator, translated to MDKLRSMEIFTAVVDDGSLTAAAARFDMSAVMVGKHIRFLEERLGARLLARTTRRQSLTEIGEQYVEQCRSILAQVRAAESGAEAMRLAPRGRLRISAPVTFGSESLSPLLPGYLARHPEVSLDLELNDRLVDVVDDGYDAAIRIGELDDSGMIARRLRPYRMLICASPAYLARHGEPRMPADLADHECLDFMHWKKLVRWRLGDDDGAAQARVSRFRSNNGQALKQAALAGFGIVMQAEVMLAQEVAAGRLVSLLEAHIPAPRTMHVLYPPDRQATPKLTTFIDFLLEHFGPR
- a CDS encoding efflux transporter outer membrane subunit, which produces MKPLILCALLALSGCATVGTDFVEPVAVANPAWRHASADNLAGARLPASWWSVFGDTTLNDLEQRAVRDNPGVKASAQRLLQAQAQMGNLRAALSPSVNLSTSVSNARSSAETSQGLALGHRSIKGDNYFVGGSLSYELDLWGRVKRVVEAADAQALAAQDDRDGVILLLSAQVASTYWQLRGMDAEMAILKNALASRGESQQLVEARFDAGLTNELDVSRARVERANAEADLHEVQRQRNLLEHSLATLVGVSPSSPLIAAAAKVDLPAPPAIPVGLPASLLSQRPDLASSVAALRAANAQVAVSEGAFYPSLTLTGNFGFASESLSNLTNSGARQFSIGPLALSLPIFDGGRNKANLAISQARYAEARANHETRLLTALREVEDALSDVQQRQRQGEVQAQSQQAAARAFLVAQARYERGLSTYLDVTDAQRSSLNADRAAAQIRTQRLLASVAVARSLGGGWTQQAAEASVAQASR
- a CDS encoding DHA2 family efflux MFS transporter permease subunit, yielding MSSPTNTMTAGAMAAAPPISEKVDLRTWIAVAAGMLGAFMAILDIQITNASLKDILGTLSATQEEGSWISTAYLCAEIVVIPMTALLARVFGMRMYMMGTTSLFLVFSTLCGYAWNLESMIVFRALQGFTGGALIPMAMTLVMAKLPASRRSVGMAIFGLTATLAPAMGPTLGGYLSEIYGWPSIFYINWVPGLLLIGGIWWGLDRSPSNLRLLIKADWLGIAMMAMGLGSLTIFLEEGNSKDWFDSNFIILFASLSLIGLVGWAVTSLTRPDPFVNLRLYGQRNFIVATILSAVIGMGLYGSSFLLPLYLGQIAGYTPMQIGEVIMWAGLPQLFVMPFAAALSSKVDNRILCSIGLTLFGISCLMNSHMDATTGYDQLFWSQVVRALGQPFIMLTLSSFAMHKIAPADTSSASSLFNMTRNLGGSIGIAMLATTLTNREHFHSAIIGQSVTATSAPVQQRLDQLTAAFVASGIDPASAANQALSVIDRVVRREAYVMAYNDGFVIMAVFLFACVGALLFADNVKAPSGPGAGAH
- a CDS encoding HlyD family secretion protein — translated: MSQAPAKAEPQALAAVPPVQAPAATPPNWRVRGILALIALLAIGAGGRMWYRSSHFVETENAYVSGHVHPVSARIAGVVTKVLVEDNQSVKAGDLIAELDPADQRVKVEQIQAQIASAQQQVLQADAQVEQVRAQAAAASAQVLQSEAQLLRAKQDAERFGQLYTSQMKAVSKAELDAANAGRAGAVADVSARRGTVVAAQAQITAAGAARDVVKAQIKVLQTQLKDAQQQLAYNRIVAPVDGRLGRRSVEVGARVQPGQQLAAIVQDDVWITANFKETQLAGLQPGQTVHVVIDAMPKHPLVGRIDSFSPASGNQFALLPADNATGNFTKIVQRVPVKIVLRAEDVKALQGRLVPGMSAMAEIELGQEAPATKTATAPAAPAAH
- a CDS encoding TetR/AcrR family transcriptional regulator, with the translated sequence MMTAIPAPPVPAAKSAGRPRACELEARHNNLIETAGQLMLKHGYGKVSLETIAREAHVAVRTIYVKFGGKAGLFQAVLKSNRSRFFAANAVEQDMRPLKQVISEFSLQFFDMISAPEALSMQRMVIAEAPSNPELSASFYEAGPRQTREMLMRYFARPDIRSQLREDLALELIPTFLLNCVQGEYFGRFLFQPAPQAREDVVKALEQRLDLFYRSVLRAP